ATTCACCGCCCGACTCCATGGATATTTTGTGGCAGCATCAAGGGAGGCTCTAGTTAAATTCAAACCAATTGATTTGCCGTCAGGTAATACTGTTTTTGCCTCTAATCTAATTAATAATCTAATACTTTGCGCATTTCCTTCAAAGCCACCGCAGGATGAAGCAATTTGATTTAACGCCTCCTCCCCATTGTGACCAAATGGTGGATGACCAATGTCATGAGCAAGACAAGCACCCTCCATTAAATCTGGATCCGCACCGAGGGCAGCTCCTAATTCTCGACCAACTTGCGCGCACTCAAGTGAATGTGAAAGTCGAGTTCTTGGAAAATCTGTTGCCCAAGGAACTGCTACTTGAGTTTTAGCAGCTAAGCGGCGAAGTGCGAAGGAGTGAATAATTCTTGCGCGATCTCTTGCAAACTCAGTACGACCACCACGTTTTGCAGGTTCATCTAAAAATCTTGCGCGATCAAACTCAGAGTATCCGGGATGCTCATTAGCTGCTCTGATAACCATTTGGGAATCCTACCTGCCAACTGTTGTGTTGGTAATTTTGCTTATTTTAAGCCTTTTTCTTTGAGTTAAATTTAGGCAGATGCAGATCAAAATAAATTGAGATGATTCTGGTAATTACTACCACTGCTGCTCCAATTACTGCAGATAGAGTTAAATCAACCTCCACCTGCTGTAACCAAACAAAAGTTATTGCCCCAACCAATGAAGATGTGCCAATTGTTTCACGGTGTAAAAGCACTGGCTCAACCTGACATAAAACATCACGAAGTAGGCCACCAGTTACAGCAGTAATAAGACCTAAAATAATTGCAGCGAGCCAAGAAACTCCCTGTTGAAGAGCAAGATGTGAGCCTGAGATTGTGGCAATTGCTAACCCAAAGGTGTCCATTACCAGAAGTGTTTTACCAATTCTGGTTACTCTTCTAAAGACCAAAGTAGTAAGCACCGCACTTAAAACTGCAATAGTTATCCAGGGATCACTGATCCATACTGGTTTTAATCCAAGAAAAACATTTCTTAATGTGCCGCCAGAGACTGACGCGATCGCTGCGATAAATGCGATGCCGCCATAATCTAAGCCTTTATCTGCAGCAATTCTTGCGCCAACTAGTGCAAAAACTAAGGTTGATAAAAGATCTAGAAAAGGTAGTAACTCCATGGCTTAAGAGTATAGATCTCTTGCAATTAATCGATCACTTAACTTAATACCAAGCCGGCCAACTGTTATATAGGCCAGATATGCCCCAGTTTCTCTTGCTAAATACTTATACCCTGAGTTTGTAACTGAAGCTGGACCAGTTTTAACTGGATCACAGCTAGCAATTAATCCTAAGTCAGTAGCTATTTTTACTGATCGATAGCAGTGATAAGGATCTGTCACAATAATTACCGATGTATGTTTTGCCTTTTTCATTGCCGCTGCATATGCCTGAGTGCTACTTAAAGTATCTCTGCCTTTCGTGATGGATAAAATATTTGATTTTTTAACGCCATTATTAATCAACCAATTCTTACTGGCTGCCGCCTCAGTAGTTCTATCTCCTGGAGCGCCAGAGCCGATTGTGTAAATTCTTGGCGCAAGCCCTGATTTAAATATTTGTAAACTCTCCTTCAATCTTGATTGCAAAATATCACTTGGCCGGCCATCAAATTGAGCCGCTCCCATCACAAGAATTACATCAGATTTTACTGCTTCTGAATTTCTAGCTGAGTACCAAATACTGCCAGCGAAATAAAGTGGCACAACAATTATTAATAGCAATATGAATGAGATTACTCTTCTAATAAATCTAAAAATGAACAATTACTTTAGCCACCTGAAATAGCGTCATCAATTGAAATTGTTGCTAACTCATCTGGATCATTTAGCCATCCATCTGGAAGTTTTACCTCACGGCCATGGCTGGTTCGACCCCGCGGTCCATCGCCTACTTCTTGTGGATATGGTTGATCTTCTAATCCTGACAACAACTCCTGCATATGACTTAGTGATTCAACCATTCCAAGAGAGGATCTAATCTCACGTGGTACTGAAAAGCCCTTTAAATACCAAGCCATATGCTTTCTAATATCGCGCATCGCTCGGTCCTCATTTTCAAAGTATTCAACTAGCAATTGACCATGACGTAACATAATTTGTCGAACTTCAAACAAATTTGGATTAACGCGTTTATTTTCACCATTTATTGAGTTAACTAAATCTGCAAATAACCAAGGTCTGCCTAGACAACCCCTGCCTACCACTACGCCAGCACAACCTGTTTGGCTAATCATTCTTACTGCATCCTCACCTGACCAAATATCACCATTGCCGAGTACGGGCACATCGCTGCCAGAAAGATGTTCAACTAAATCCGTAATTTTATTCCAATCAGCTCTGCCTTCATATAACTGCGCTGCAGTTCTAGCATGAAGTGCCACCCAAGTAACTCCAAGATCTGCTGCTGACTTTGCTGACTCTAAAAAGGTGTGATGATCTGAATTAATTCCAACTCGCATCTTTACCGTTACTGGAATTCCATACTTGCTCGCACTCTTAACCGCTGCTTCAACAATTGCTGAAAACAATCTTCGCTTAAATGGCAATGCTGCGCCACCACCACGGCGAGTTACCTTCGGAACTGGACAGCCAAAATTTAAATCAATGTGATCTGCAAGATCTTCACTACCTAACAAATCAACCGCTTTACCTAACACAATTGGATCAACGGCGTAGAGTTGGACTGATCTTGGCGACTCACCAACTCCTGGCTTAATTAATCTAAAGGTTTCCTCACGTCGCTCAATTAATGCTCGAGCAGTAACCATCTCAGAAACAAAGAGGCCAGCGCCTTGCTCCCGGCATAATCTTCGAAAGGCGGCATTTGTTATACCTGCCATTGGAGCTAAAACAACTGGAGTGCTTAATACAAACTCATTATTTTCAAATCTGCCATTAGAAATTGGCAGACGAAGTGGTTTAACCTGCGTAAGCAATTAGCAACCTAATAATTTGGGAGCTAAGTAATTTTGAACCTGATCAATTGCAATTCGAGATTGTGCCATGCTGTCACGCTCTCTAATTGTTACTGCTTGATCATCTAAGCTCTCAAAATCAATTGTGATACAAAATGGGGTACCAATTTCATCTTGACGGCGATAACGTCTGCCAATCGCGCCAGCATCA
The Candidatus Nanopelagicus limnes DNA segment above includes these coding regions:
- a CDS encoding trimeric intracellular cation channel family protein; translated protein: MELLPFLDLLSTLVFALVGARIAADKGLDYGGIAFIAAIASVSGGTLRNVFLGLKPVWISDPWITIAVLSAVLTTLVFRRVTRIGKTLLVMDTFGLAIATISGSHLALQQGVSWLAAIILGLITAVTGGLLRDVLCQVEPVLLHRETIGTSSLVGAITFVWLQQVEVDLTLSAVIGAAVVVITRIISIYFDLHLPKFNSKKKA
- a CDS encoding YdcF family protein, which encodes MFIFRFIRRVISFILLLIIVVPLYFAGSIWYSARNSEAVKSDVILVMGAAQFDGRPSDILQSRLKESLQIFKSGLAPRIYTIGSGAPGDRTTEAAASKNWLINNGVKKSNILSITKGRDTLSSTQAYAAAMKKAKHTSVIIVTDPYHCYRSVKIATDLGLIASCDPVKTGPASVTNSGYKYLARETGAYLAYITVGRLGIKLSDRLIARDLYS
- the dusB gene encoding tRNA dihydrouridine synthase DusB, which gives rise to MLTQVKPLRLPISNGRFENNEFVLSTPVVLAPMAGITNAAFRRLCREQGAGLFVSEMVTARALIERREETFRLIKPGVGESPRSVQLYAVDPIVLGKAVDLLGSEDLADHIDLNFGCPVPKVTRRGGGAALPFKRRLFSAIVEAAVKSASKYGIPVTVKMRVGINSDHHTFLESAKSAADLGVTWVALHARTAAQLYEGRADWNKITDLVEHLSGSDVPVLGNGDIWSGEDAVRMISQTGCAGVVVGRGCLGRPWLFADLVNSINGENKRVNPNLFEVRQIMLRHGQLLVEYFENEDRAMRDIRKHMAWYLKGFSVPREIRSSLGMVESLSHMQELLSGLEDQPYPQEVGDGPRGRTSHGREVKLPDGWLNDPDELATISIDDAISGG